The nucleotide window AACTTGGTGTTCACCAACAAGTGTTTCATGACGCCCCCGCCGGCGGGTCCGGTTGCCTGTACCGATGGCACCAGGAACCACGCCAACATGGCGACGCCGCCGACCCACAGCACTCCCGAGAAAACGTGAAAAAGACGCAAAACAATCATCGTCGGCTGCATGCGTCTGCCTCCAAAGCAGATGGTTGAGTTTGTCAGATACGATCGAACAACACGATTCCCGAAAACCTCTTGAACTGCTCGCGCACTTTGGCCGAGCGAAACCGCCCGAGGAGCCGCCAGAGCCACATCATGGGCATTTCGCGACGCAGTCGGTACGCTTCCTCCATCGAGGAACGAAACTCCACTTCGCGCCAACCAAACGGCTCGAAAAACTTCGTGTTCTCATCCGGCGCGAATTGGAACGGCGCGTTGACGTTCCCCATCGACTTGCCCCAGTAGCGCTGCATGATCTTGAGCAGCTCCGGCCGCGCCAAGTCGATCAGCCACGAGTGGAAGCTCGGCGGGCGATGGAGGTCGGCGGCCAGCGCGCCAACCTGCTCGGTCGTCAGATAGATGAGAAGCCCTTCGGTGACGACGAGGGTGCGCCGCGACTGAGCGCCGAGCCGGGCGAACAGCTCTTCGCGAACGGCGGGCTCGCGGAGATCCGCGCGGACCGCATCGTAGCGGCATCCGGGCTTTTCGCCGCGCATGATCCCGAGCTTGTAGTCCAGAATGCCGGGTAGGTCCACGTCGACCCACCGAAGGTCGGCCGGGAGCTTCATGCGCCAGGGGCGCGCATCGAGCCCAGCCGCAAGGTTCACGATCTGGTCCGTCCCCGCCCGGATCTGTGCCTC belongs to Gemmatimonadaceae bacterium and includes:
- a CDS encoding SAM-dependent methyltransferase, whose amino-acid sequence is MTLRAARPNLQWMVAAPPRPHIENVSDTARWVAVYRAMETSRPDALFQDPFAARLAGEKGEAIVDSMKRGRQMAWAMIVRTAVFDEIIEAQIRAGTDQIVNLAAGLDARPWRMKLPADLRWVDVDLPGILDYKLGIMRGEKPGCRYDAVRADLREPAVREELFARLGAQSRRTLVVTEGLLIYLTTEQVGALAADLHRPPSFHSWLIDLARPELLKIMQRYWGKSMGNVNAPFQFAPDENTKFFEPFGWREVEFRSSMEEAYRLRREMPMMWLWRLLGRFRSAKVREQFKRFSGIVLFDRI